In Streptomyces sp. P3, one DNA window encodes the following:
- a CDS encoding MFS transporter, translating to MWRDRDFRRLWMGQTASQLGEHTSLVVLPLFAVLTLGVGAGQLGVLRAVGQTPVLLLSLFAGAWVDGRRARTVMVLTDAGRALALAAAALSGLLGLLGLPTLYMAAFTVGALSVFFDVAYQASLVRLLERDQLVRGNSALEGSRSAGQIGGPALGGALVSLLSAPVAAASGALFFVCSVLSVGRICRTESLPQSPGRPPRVWHRVHEGLRFVAGDARLRTVCLASAAFQFSLAAVTTVYLLFLPRELHLSGTVVGLTLAATGPGALLGSLLAARLPRRFGHGVVLVSAAVAADGVFLCVPTLHASSAVTVPALLAVNVVFGTGGQLVNVTVMAIRQAVTPDGMQGRAAATIMFVGMGSAPLGSLLGGHLAQEWGLRTGLLATAAGMMLSPVLMAVSPLARLGRVLAAVRPGPGKEA from the coding sequence CTGTGGCGGGACCGTGACTTCCGCAGACTCTGGATGGGCCAGACGGCGTCCCAACTCGGCGAGCACACAAGCCTGGTGGTCCTGCCGCTTTTCGCCGTGCTGACGCTCGGCGTCGGCGCCGGCCAGTTGGGCGTCCTGCGCGCGGTGGGGCAGACGCCGGTCCTGTTGCTGTCGCTCTTCGCCGGCGCATGGGTCGACGGACGGCGGGCCCGCACGGTGATGGTGCTGACGGACGCCGGCCGGGCCCTGGCACTGGCCGCAGCCGCCCTGTCGGGGCTTCTCGGCCTGCTCGGCCTGCCGACGCTGTACATGGCCGCCTTCACCGTCGGAGCCCTGTCCGTGTTCTTCGACGTGGCCTACCAGGCGTCTCTCGTACGGCTCCTGGAACGCGACCAGTTGGTGCGGGGCAACAGCGCGCTCGAGGGCAGCCGGTCCGCCGGGCAGATCGGTGGACCCGCCCTCGGCGGCGCGCTCGTGTCACTGCTGTCGGCGCCGGTCGCCGCCGCCTCCGGCGCGCTGTTCTTCGTGTGCTCGGTCCTGTCGGTCGGACGCATCTGTCGGACCGAATCGCTCCCTCAGAGCCCGGGGCGTCCCCCTCGGGTCTGGCACCGTGTCCATGAGGGCCTCCGCTTCGTCGCCGGTGACGCCCGTCTGCGGACCGTGTGCCTCGCTTCGGCCGCCTTCCAGTTCTCCTTGGCGGCCGTGACGACCGTCTATCTGCTCTTCCTGCCGCGCGAACTGCACCTGTCGGGCACCGTCGTGGGGCTGACGCTCGCGGCGACGGGGCCGGGCGCGCTCCTCGGCTCGCTGCTGGCCGCTCGCCTGCCGCGTCGGTTCGGTCACGGTGTGGTCCTCGTGTCGGCGGCGGTGGCGGCCGACGGGGTGTTCCTGTGCGTGCCCACGCTGCACGCCTCCTCCGCGGTGACCGTTCCCGCGCTGCTCGCCGTCAACGTCGTGTTCGGTACGGGCGGCCAGCTGGTGAACGTCACGGTCATGGCGATCCGGCAGGCCGTCACTCCGGACGGGATGCAGGGCCGTGCGGCCGCGACGATCATGTTCGTCGGCATGGGGTCGGCCCCCCTCGGCTCCCTGCTCGGCGGACATCTGGCGCAGGAGTGGGGACTGCGCACCGGGCTGCTGGCGACGGCCGCGGGCATGATGCTCTCCCCGGTGCTGATGGCGGTGTCCCCGCTCGCCCGCCTGGGACGGGTGCTTGCGGCTGTGCGTCCCGGACCGGGGAAGGAAGCGTGA
- a CDS encoding ferric reductase-like transmembrane domain-containing protein, with amino-acid sequence MRQGTIPPVVAARWALWTFVIINSVIVEALFLTSGTGKNGVLTVAKFFGLHAAVLMLFQLLLVARLPWLDRRIGMDRLTVWHRWVGFTLLWTVLTHAVLVVLGYARLSDTSMTKTFFSLAGVPASLLGMCAAAILVVVAAVSARYVRRRLRYETWHGLHLLLYLALGLAFVHELQETTTFSSSLPAKIYWWALWLFAFGALFAGRIVMPLWRNSYHRFRVAEVVVESDDVVSVHVTGRHLDKLPARAGQFCIWRFPDHHHWWLANPFSLSAAPDGRTLRLTAKAAGTASAGLRHLPVGTRAFVEGPYGAFTSLHRGRPGALLIAGGVGITPVRALLEEEPPGDVVVLYRVRSEDDAVLVDEVRTLVADRGGRLHLLTGRTGEGSTPFEPGSLRAMVPDIGERDVYVCGPPAMTAAVLSSLRDLGVPRRHVHAERFGLA; translated from the coding sequence GTGCGGCAAGGCACCATACCTCCGGTCGTTGCGGCGCGGTGGGCGCTGTGGACGTTTGTCATCATCAACTCGGTGATCGTCGAGGCCTTGTTCCTCACCTCCGGGACCGGCAAGAACGGGGTGCTGACCGTCGCCAAGTTCTTCGGGCTGCACGCCGCGGTGCTGATGCTCTTCCAACTGCTGCTGGTGGCACGGCTGCCGTGGCTCGACCGCCGTATCGGCATGGACCGGCTGACGGTGTGGCACCGGTGGGTCGGCTTCACCCTGCTGTGGACCGTCCTCACCCACGCCGTGCTGGTGGTACTGGGCTATGCGAGGCTCAGTGACACGTCGATGACGAAGACGTTCTTCTCGCTGGCCGGAGTGCCGGCCTCCCTGCTCGGGATGTGCGCCGCGGCGATCCTCGTCGTGGTCGCTGCGGTGTCCGCCCGGTATGTGAGGCGGCGGCTGAGGTACGAGACCTGGCACGGCCTGCACCTGCTGCTGTACCTGGCGTTGGGGCTGGCGTTCGTCCATGAGCTGCAGGAGACCACGACCTTCAGCTCGTCCCTGCCCGCGAAGATCTACTGGTGGGCGCTGTGGCTGTTCGCGTTCGGCGCCCTGTTCGCGGGCCGGATCGTCATGCCGCTGTGGCGCAACTCGTACCACCGGTTCCGGGTTGCGGAGGTGGTGGTGGAGTCGGACGACGTGGTGTCCGTGCACGTCACCGGCCGGCACCTCGACAAACTGCCGGCCCGGGCCGGGCAGTTCTGCATCTGGCGATTCCCCGACCACCACCACTGGTGGCTGGCGAACCCGTTCTCGCTGTCGGCGGCGCCCGACGGCCGCACCTTGCGCCTGACGGCCAAGGCGGCCGGAACGGCCAGCGCCGGACTGCGGCATCTCCCGGTCGGCACCCGCGCGTTCGTCGAAGGGCCGTACGGCGCGTTCACGTCGTTGCACCGCGGACGCCCCGGCGCGCTGCTGATCGCCGGAGGGGTGGGGATCACGCCGGTTCGAGCCCTGCTCGAGGAGGAGCCACCGGGCGACGTCGTCGTGCTCTACCGGGTACGCAGCGAGGACGACGCCGTACTCGTCGACGAGGTGCGCACCCTGGTCGCGGACCGCGGTGGGCGGCTGCACCTGCTCACCGGCCGCACGGGGGAGGGCAGCACGCCGTTCGAGCCGGGGAGTCTGCGGGCCATGGTTCCCGACATCGGCGAACGCGACGTGTACGTCTGCGGCCCGCCCGCGATGACCGCGGCCGTGCTCAGCTCCCTGCGCGACCTGGGGGTTCCCCGGCGGCACGTGCACGCCGAGCGGTTCGGCCTGGCCTGA
- a CDS encoding glycoside hydrolase family 43 protein produces the protein MPPWLQPDGPVANPVIPGFHPDPSVCRVGDDYYLACSSFEYFPGVPLFHSRDLVHWTQIGNVLDRPDQLRLPASMPSSGGIYAPTLRHHDGRFWLIVTNCSEGGGNLIVTATDPAGPWSDPIRAPGVPGIDPDLVWDEDGTCWCTVAGVSQIRIDPSTGQTYGTPHRLWSGAPGAKAPEAPHLYRIGDYWYLLIAEGGTERCHGVSIARGRTPAGPFEPCPANPILTHRGTDRPVQNTGHADLVQGPDGSWWMVLLGVRPGGGTPGWHVLGRETFLAPVTWVDGWPVVGEVTPTLPELPWPLSPGPVEEHRDDFELTELRPSWISLRDRPAEHCTTKERPGWLTLRARGGSLDEPDAVFVGRRQQHPYCRARTLVDAAEGSGGLAVRLDERHHYTIEASGTRVRVVARVGSLRTVVAEESVPAGLLVLAVTITEPPPPHGPCTGPDVVSLGVEQPDGTVTELAALDGRYLSTEVAGGFTGRVIGMYAATGAVHFDWFDHEPVDG, from the coding sequence GTGCCCCCTTGGCTCCAGCCGGACGGACCCGTCGCCAACCCCGTGATCCCCGGCTTCCACCCCGACCCCAGCGTCTGCCGCGTCGGCGACGACTACTACCTGGCCTGCTCCAGCTTCGAGTACTTCCCCGGGGTGCCCCTCTTCCACAGCCGCGACCTGGTGCACTGGACGCAGATCGGCAACGTCCTGGACCGGCCGGACCAACTGCGTCTGCCCGCCTCCATGCCGTCGTCCGGCGGGATCTACGCCCCCACGCTGCGCCACCACGACGGCCGCTTCTGGCTGATCGTCACCAACTGCAGCGAGGGCGGCGGCAATCTGATCGTCACGGCCACCGACCCCGCCGGCCCGTGGTCGGACCCCATCCGGGCGCCGGGTGTCCCGGGCATCGATCCCGACCTGGTCTGGGACGAGGACGGCACCTGCTGGTGCACGGTCGCGGGGGTCTCGCAGATCCGCATCGACCCGTCGACCGGGCAGACGTACGGGACACCGCACAGGCTCTGGTCCGGCGCTCCCGGAGCCAAGGCCCCGGAAGCGCCGCACCTGTACCGGATCGGCGACTACTGGTACCTGCTCATCGCCGAGGGTGGCACGGAACGCTGCCACGGTGTCTCGATCGCCCGCGGCCGTACGCCCGCCGGCCCGTTCGAGCCGTGCCCGGCCAACCCGATCCTCACCCACCGGGGCACCGACCGTCCCGTCCAGAACACCGGGCACGCCGACCTGGTCCAGGGTCCCGACGGGTCCTGGTGGATGGTGCTGCTCGGCGTCCGGCCCGGCGGCGGCACGCCCGGCTGGCACGTGCTCGGCAGGGAGACCTTCCTGGCCCCCGTGACCTGGGTGGACGGCTGGCCGGTCGTCGGCGAGGTCACGCCGACCCTGCCCGAGTTGCCGTGGCCGCTCTCCCCCGGCCCCGTCGAGGAGCACCGGGACGACTTCGAACTCACCGAACTGCGACCGTCGTGGATCTCCCTGCGCGACCGGCCCGCCGAACACTGCACCACCAAGGAGCGCCCCGGCTGGCTGACGCTCCGCGCGCGGGGCGGCTCCCTCGACGAGCCCGACGCGGTGTTCGTGGGCCGGCGCCAGCAGCATCCGTACTGCAGGGCGCGCACGCTCGTCGACGCCGCGGAGGGAAGCGGTGGCCTCGCCGTCCGGCTCGACGAACGGCACCACTACACGATCGAGGCGTCCGGCACGCGGGTGCGGGTGGTCGCGCGCGTCGGATCCCTGCGCACGGTCGTGGCCGAGGAATCCGTGCCGGCCGGGCTGCTGGTCCTCGCCGTCACGATCACCGAACCGCCGCCTCCGCACGGACCGTGCACGGGACCCGACGTCGTCTCCCTCGGCGTCGAGCAGCCCGACGGCACGGTCACCGAGCTCGCGGCACTCGACGGCCGCTATCTGTCGACCGAGGTCGCCGGCGGCTTCACCGGCCGGGTCATCGGCATGTACGCCGCGACAGGAGCCGTCCACTTCGACTGGTTCGACCACGAGCCCGTCGACGGCTGA
- a CDS encoding non-reducing end alpha-L-arabinofuranosidase family hydrolase produces the protein MNPLKRIGRRRASVLALLAATALATPGTATGATSGASGSAAGATVSATGATTGAPDAVRASTLGAQAARSGRYFGAAVAAGRLGDGAYTRILDREFTSVTPENEMKWDTTEPSRGSFNFGPGDQIVNRATSHGQRMRGHTLVWHSQLPAWVRSIRDANTLRSVMNNHINTVAGHYKGRIHTWDVVNEAFADGGSGQLRSSVFRDVLGTGFLEQAFRTARTADPAAKLCYNDYSIDDWNAAKTQGVYRMVRDFKARGVPIDCVGLQAHFGAGGPPGSFQTTLSSFAALGVDVQITELDIAQASPSAYANTVRACLNVSRCTGITVWGIRDSDSWRSGENPLLFDRNGNKKSAYNAVLTAMGGTPAATRGTTGAAALPNRYSWSSSSPLIAPKPDSTHHIAGIKDPTVVYHNGKYHVFASTASASGYNLVYLSFSDWSQAGSATHHYLDRTAIGTGYRAAPQVFYNAPQRLWYLVYQTGNASYSTNPDISNPNGWSAPRNFYSSMPDIIRQNIGNGYWVDMWVICDSANCYLFSSDDNGHLYRSQTTVGQFPNGFTNTVIALRDSRNALFEASNVYKVQGSNQYLLLVEAIGSDGRRWFRSWTSTSLAGSWTQLAASEGTPFARANNVSFPAGAWTRDISHGEMIRAGNDQTLTIPACRLQYLYQGLNPNASGDYNLLPWRLGLLTQTNSTC, from the coding sequence ATGAACCCGTTGAAACGGATCGGCCGTCGCCGAGCCTCGGTCCTGGCCCTGCTGGCCGCGACCGCCCTGGCGACACCGGGTACCGCGACCGGCGCAACCAGCGGTGCGAGCGGCAGCGCAGCCGGTGCGACCGTCAGCGCGACCGGTGCCACGACCGGCGCGCCCGACGCCGTCCGCGCCTCCACTCTGGGCGCCCAGGCAGCCCGGTCGGGACGGTATTTCGGAGCCGCGGTGGCCGCGGGCCGCCTCGGCGACGGTGCGTACACCCGCATCCTGGACCGCGAGTTCACCTCGGTCACACCCGAGAACGAGATGAAGTGGGACACGACCGAGCCGTCCCGCGGCTCGTTCAACTTCGGCCCCGGCGACCAGATCGTCAACCGTGCGACGTCCCACGGCCAGCGCATGCGCGGTCACACCCTGGTGTGGCACTCCCAACTGCCCGCCTGGGTCCGCTCCATCAGGGACGCGAACACCCTGCGCAGCGTGATGAACAACCACATCAACACGGTGGCGGGCCACTACAAGGGCCGCATCCACACCTGGGACGTGGTCAACGAGGCCTTCGCCGACGGGGGCAGCGGCCAGCTCCGCAGCTCGGTCTTCCGGGACGTGCTGGGCACCGGCTTCCTTGAACAGGCGTTCCGCACGGCCCGGACAGCCGACCCGGCGGCCAAGCTCTGCTACAACGACTACAGCATCGACGACTGGAACGCCGCCAAGACCCAGGGCGTCTACCGCATGGTGCGCGACTTCAAGGCACGCGGTGTGCCCATCGACTGCGTCGGCCTTCAGGCCCACTTCGGCGCCGGCGGTCCTCCCGGCAGTTTCCAGACGACGCTGTCGAGTTTCGCCGCTCTCGGCGTGGACGTACAGATCACCGAACTGGACATCGCGCAGGCGTCGCCGAGCGCCTACGCGAACACGGTCAGGGCCTGTCTGAACGTCTCGCGCTGCACCGGCATCACCGTCTGGGGCATCCGCGACAGCGACTCCTGGCGCAGCGGCGAGAACCCGCTGCTGTTCGACCGCAACGGCAACAAGAAGTCGGCGTACAACGCGGTGCTCACGGCGATGGGCGGCACACCCGCCGCCACGCGCGGCACCACCGGCGCCGCCGCCCTGCCGAACAGGTACTCATGGAGCTCCAGCAGCCCTCTGATCGCACCGAAACCGGACTCGACCCACCACATCGCGGGGATCAAGGACCCGACGGTCGTCTACCACAACGGCAAGTACCACGTGTTCGCCAGCACCGCGAGCGCCTCCGGCTACAACCTGGTCTACCTGAGCTTCTCCGACTGGTCGCAGGCCGGCTCCGCCACCCACCACTACCTGGACCGCACCGCCATCGGCACCGGCTACCGGGCCGCGCCGCAGGTGTTCTACAACGCGCCGCAACGCCTGTGGTACCTCGTCTACCAGACGGGCAACGCCTCGTACTCCACCAACCCGGACATCAGCAATCCCAACGGGTGGAGCGCACCCCGCAACTTCTACTCGTCGATGCCGGACATCATCCGGCAGAACATCGGCAACGGTTACTGGGTCGACATGTGGGTGATCTGCGACAGCGCCAACTGCTATCTCTTCTCCTCCGACGACAACGGGCACCTCTACCGGTCGCAGACGACCGTCGGCCAGTTCCCCAACGGCTTCACCAACACCGTCATCGCGCTGCGGGACTCCCGGAACGCGCTGTTCGAAGCGAGCAACGTGTACAAGGTCCAGGGCAGCAACCAGTACCTCCTTCTCGTCGAAGCCATCGGGTCCGACGGGCGGCGCTGGTTCCGGTCCTGGACCTCCACGAGTCTCGCCGGCTCCTGGACGCAGCTCGCCGCGTCCGAGGGCACTCCCTTCGCCCGGGCCAACAACGTGTCCTTCCCGGCCGGCGCGTGGACCCGTGACATAAGCCACGGCGAGATGATCCGGGCGGGGAACGACCAGACGCTCACCATCCCCGCCTGCCGGCTCCAGTACCTCTACCAGGGCCTGAACCCCAACGCGAGCGGTGACTACAACCTCCTCCCGTGGCGGCTCGGCCTCCTGACCCAGACCAACTCGACCTGCTGA
- a CDS encoding TetR/AcrR family transcriptional regulator, giving the protein MARPRTPLLDRRRIGAGALRIVDEQGALSIPALARELGVAPSALYHHVSGREEIIALMREELALESGPDDWDPSQPWEQSLEAWARSYRAAFATHPGAVPLLATAPLAEPFMHAMYERVAELLLAAGFGAGQVMPLINALENFILGSALDLVAPTVMVSDVTRETAPHLSAALDETPTDHRRAELAFDTGLRALLTGFGALLPR; this is encoded by the coding sequence GTGGCGAGGCCGCGCACCCCTTTGCTGGACCGTCGGCGCATCGGTGCGGGAGCACTGAGAATCGTCGACGAGCAGGGCGCCCTCAGCATTCCCGCCCTTGCCCGCGAGCTCGGGGTCGCTCCCTCCGCGCTCTACCACCATGTGTCCGGTCGCGAAGAGATCATCGCGCTCATGAGGGAAGAACTGGCCCTGGAGTCCGGGCCAGACGACTGGGACCCGTCACAGCCTTGGGAACAGTCGCTGGAGGCCTGGGCCCGCTCCTATCGCGCGGCCTTCGCCACCCACCCCGGGGCGGTGCCCCTGCTCGCGACGGCCCCGCTGGCCGAACCCTTCATGCACGCGATGTACGAGCGGGTCGCCGAACTCCTGCTGGCCGCGGGCTTCGGCGCCGGTCAGGTCATGCCCCTGATCAACGCGCTGGAGAACTTCATCCTCGGCTCCGCCCTCGACCTCGTCGCGCCGACAGTGATGGTCTCCGACGTGACCCGTGAGACGGCCCCCCACCTCAGCGCCGCACTCGACGAGACCCCCACCGACCACCGCCGGGCCGAGCTCGCCTTCGACACCGGTCTGCGTGCCCTGCTCACCGGCTTCGGGGCGTTGCTCCCCCGGTGA
- a CDS encoding glycoside hydrolase family 6 protein: MRRRLLALAAALSSLPLALATAPSAHAADPTTMTSGFYADPDSSARRWVAANPGDGRAPAVNASIAGIPTARWFGSWSGSIGTAAGTYVGAADARDKLPVLVAYNIYNRDYCGGHSAGGASSPSAYRTWISQFAGGVAGRPAVVVLEPDSLGDYGCMNQSQIDERRAMLSGALAEFNRQAPNTWVYLDSGNPGWADAATMARRLHEAGLRQAHGFSLNISNYLTTAENTAYGNAVNRELNARYGYTKPFVVDTSRNGNGSNGQWCNPSGRRIGTPTRLGGGAEMLLWIKAPGESDGNCGVGGGSSAGQFLPEVAYKMIYGY, encoded by the coding sequence ATGCGCCGCAGACTGCTCGCCCTCGCGGCAGCGCTCTCCTCGCTGCCGCTGGCTCTCGCCACCGCGCCGTCCGCCCATGCGGCGGACCCGACGACCATGACCAGCGGCTTCTACGCGGATCCCGACTCCAGCGCCAGGCGGTGGGTCGCCGCCAACCCCGGCGACGGGCGGGCGCCCGCGGTCAACGCCTCCATCGCCGGCATTCCGACGGCCCGCTGGTTCGGCTCCTGGAGCGGCAGCATCGGCACCGCCGCCGGCACGTACGTCGGCGCCGCGGACGCCCGGGACAAGCTGCCCGTCCTCGTCGCCTACAACATCTACAACCGCGACTACTGCGGCGGGCACTCCGCGGGCGGCGCCTCCTCGCCGTCCGCCTACCGGACCTGGATCTCCCAGTTCGCCGGCGGGGTCGCGGGCCGCCCGGCCGTGGTCGTCCTCGAACCGGACTCCCTCGGCGACTACGGCTGCATGAACCAATCCCAGATCGACGAACGCAGGGCCATGCTCAGCGGCGCGCTCGCCGAGTTCAACCGCCAGGCCCCCAACACCTGGGTCTATCTCGACTCCGGCAACCCCGGCTGGGCCGACGCGGCGACCATGGCCCGGCGTCTGCACGAAGCCGGCCTCCGCCAGGCCCACGGCTTCTCGCTCAACATCTCCAACTACCTGACCACGGCGGAGAACACCGCGTACGGCAACGCCGTCAACAGGGAACTCAACGCCCGGTACGGCTACACCAAGCCGTTCGTGGTGGACACCAGCCGCAACGGCAACGGCTCCAACGGCCAGTGGTGCAACCCGTCGGGACGCCGCATCGGCACCCCCACCCGGCTGGGGGGAGGCGCCGAGATGCTCCTGTGGATCAAGGCCCCGGGTGAGTCCGACGGCAACTGCGGCGTCGGCGGCGGCTCCTCGGCCGGACAGTTCCTCCCCGAGGTTGCCTACAAGATGATCTACGGCTACTGA
- a CDS encoding MBL fold metallo-hydrolase translates to MTAAFHILTTGYADERVAGTVTLLVDGDTVAIVDPGMVADRRLILDPLAPHGLRPEDVTDVVFSHHHPDHTLNAALFPEARFHDHMAIYRDDVWEDRDADGYRLSPSITLMTTPGHTAEDVSTLVTATEGLVVLTHLWWTAEGPADDPFAPDREQLRAARSKILALGPALIVPGHGAPFAPSASTPV, encoded by the coding sequence ATGACCGCCGCCTTCCACATCCTGACCACCGGCTACGCCGACGAGCGGGTGGCCGGCACCGTCACCCTGCTCGTCGACGGCGACACCGTCGCGATCGTCGATCCCGGCATGGTCGCGGACCGTCGTCTCATCCTGGACCCGCTCGCGCCGCACGGGCTGCGCCCCGAAGACGTCACCGACGTGGTCTTCAGCCATCACCACCCGGACCACACGCTGAACGCGGCCCTGTTCCCCGAGGCCCGCTTCCACGATCACATGGCCATCTACCGGGACGACGTCTGGGAGGACCGCGACGCGGACGGATACCGGCTGTCGCCGTCGATCACGCTCATGACGACCCCCGGCCACACCGCCGAGGACGTCAGCACCCTGGTCACCGCCACCGAGGGCCTGGTGGTCCTGACGCATCTGTGGTGGACCGCCGAGGGACCCGCCGACGACCCCTTCGCGCCGGATCGCGAGCAGTTGCGCGCGGCCCGGTCGAAGATCCTGGCCCTCGGCCCGGCGCTGATCGTGCCGGGACACGGGGCGCCCTTCGCGCCGTCGGCCTCGACGCCCGTCTGA
- a CDS encoding LacI family DNA-binding transcriptional regulator, with translation MESSRVWRRPTLDAVAARAGVSTATVSNALNGTGRLSEATRQRVLATARELGYAPASTARALARGRTGVLGLTMTTYGDLPVSYTEIPYYATLTLSAMAAAHERGYLLLTMPNSMSPWMWLNTPMDGVIHVAPRADDPVRALLRERGIPMISEGRPPRPHPGDAWVDSDHESGLRLLLDHLAESGARRIGLSLPLHDDAYPQLVTHAYRGWCDEHRLPALVEEYAVLPDYFTAEQGAVGRLLDRDPRPDAVIGVYSDSGHNILAAARHHGLRVPGDLLVACVSEDPEYASTAPPVTTLGLRPDRVGTEAVDLLISVINSRSAVNRRRLVQPVLVPRRSTRRAAGRGSGAP, from the coding sequence ATGGAGAGCTCACGCGTCTGGCGGCGTCCGACACTGGACGCCGTGGCCGCCCGGGCCGGCGTGTCCACCGCCACGGTGTCGAACGCGCTCAACGGCACCGGACGGCTCTCCGAGGCGACCAGGCAGCGCGTACTGGCCACGGCACGCGAACTCGGTTACGCCCCGGCCAGCACGGCCCGTGCCCTGGCCCGCGGCCGCACCGGTGTGCTCGGCCTGACCATGACCACGTACGGTGACCTGCCCGTTTCGTACACCGAGATCCCGTACTACGCCACCCTGACGCTGAGTGCCATGGCGGCGGCGCACGAGCGCGGCTATCTGCTCCTGACGATGCCGAACTCGATGTCGCCGTGGATGTGGCTCAACACGCCGATGGACGGCGTCATCCACGTCGCACCGCGCGCCGACGACCCGGTGCGCGCCCTCCTGCGGGAGCGCGGCATACCGATGATCAGCGAAGGCCGGCCGCCGCGGCCGCATCCGGGCGACGCGTGGGTGGACTCCGACCACGAGTCGGGCCTGCGCCTCCTGCTCGACCACCTGGCGGAGTCCGGGGCCCGGCGGATCGGACTCTCCCTGCCCCTTCACGACGACGCGTACCCGCAACTGGTCACGCACGCCTACCGGGGCTGGTGCGACGAACACCGTCTGCCCGCCCTCGTGGAGGAGTACGCCGTGCTGCCCGACTACTTCACGGCGGAGCAGGGCGCGGTCGGCCGGCTGCTCGACCGCGATCCGCGACCGGACGCCGTCATCGGCGTGTACTCCGACTCCGGTCACAACATCCTTGCCGCCGCTCGCCACCACGGCCTTCGGGTGCCAGGGGATCTGCTGGTGGCGTGCGTCAGCGAGGATCCGGAGTACGCGAGCACCGCACCGCCCGTCACCACCCTCGGTCTCCGTCCGGACCGTGTGGGCACCGAAGCGGTCGACCTGCTGATCTCCGTCATCAACTCCCGCAGCGCGGTGAACCGGCGCCGGCTCGTGCAACCGGTGCTGGTGCCTCGCCGGTCCACACGGCGCGCGGCGGGACGGGGGAGCGGCGCTCCGTGA